The sequence CCCGCCccgcccagccctgccccgtaCCGATGCGGATGTGCTGCTTCCCGTCGTAGACCAGCCACTCGTACACCTCGTCGCTGATGCACAGCACGTCGTGCTTCACGCACAGCTCCGCaatcagccccagctccccgcGGCTGAACACCTGCGGCAGGCACGGagtgcagcacaggcacagcaggagcatttctgagcccctgcctgtccctgcaggttgTGAGTATCCTCCTGGCACCATCTCCCgtgccagggaggggcaggagctgctgcagtggtctAACAGGGCAAAAGCACTGCTGGCACAAAAGACAAGGCTTAAAAACACCAGGAGACTGAGCACAGCATGTGGTGCTCCCACAGCACCCACTTCCCCTGTGTGCAAGGCAGGCTGAGTCTGCTGCACTGCAAATGTGGCTGCAGCACCCCAGCAGCTTCCAGGGCCCAGCAGCAGTGGATTGCAGCAGTGTTACCTTGCCCAGAGGGTTGTTGGGCGAGTTCAGGACGATGGCTTTTGTCCGTTCACTGAATTTAGAAGCCAGTTCAGCTGGGTCCAGCTGCCAGTCTGCGCTAGACATCAATTTTCCATCTTTTGGAGGATTCTAGAGAGAACATTGGTTTGCTTTGCTACCTCTGCACCTTGTTTACCACTCACCTCTTTGCTGACTGCTGTGACTCTTCCCTTCTCCACCCACTCACCGGTCTCAGAGGCACAAACACAGGTGTCCCACCAGCCATTTTCACCATGGGCTCATAGCAGTCAAAGAAGGGTTCAATGATTATCACCTGCAAGAAAGGGACATGTCAGCATCCTCCTGGTCCTGCTCAGACCTTCCCTGAGGAGTGCAGAGAGCAGTGGGAGGGACAGAACATTTTAATCCCTAATTACTGTAATGGAGAACCTGCATTGCCTGTGGGGAGTGTCAGGAAGGACATCACCACTCAGGACAAAAAGGGTTATTTTGCTTTATGCAGAAATGAGGCAATGCCCTGcagcaaataatttcttcctttggCAGTTCAAGTACTGCAGAATGGGGATaaaactggttttgctttggaAAAGGACAATGAAAACCAGCCTGCAGGTCCCCTGGGGGAAGGCTGCCAGTGCAACAAGCCCTTATCTTGGGTTACCTCATCACCTTCATCCACTAAAGCCTGGAAGCAGCAGAACAGGGCCTGGTATGCCCCCACAGTCACCATCACATTGGTCATAGGATCCAGGTCTCGTCCAAGCAGCTTctcaaaaaactgggctaagaCCTTCACCAGAGGTGGGTGGCCCTGTGGGGTGAGAGGAGAGTGGGAATTGGGTTGCAGAAGATTCCTAAACCAAGAATGAACCCTTGGAAGGGGACTGGGAAGCCAAGAGCCCTGTGAGATcttccagcctggctgcttCAAGCATCCCAGTAAAGCAGGGAGTTACTGGGAACAGTGGGCACGGGTCGAGGCTGGATGTAtgttttgcctctttttttttgccGTTTACAGCTGCCTGGTGAGCTCTgaagcagccagggctggtggGGACTGAGGggtggtgctggggagggagatCTGTCACTCACAAAGGCACGGGTGTACTGGTGCAGCATGTGGTTCCCCCCGCCCAGGGCTCTCGTGAGTGCCTCTGTCAGAAAGTCTGGTGCAGGGAAGTCAGGGAAGCCCTGGCCCAGGTTCACCTTGGAGTAGGTAGCAGCCAGTTTTACAAACTCCACCCTAGAGAGAAGGGAGACAAAAGCACTTTCAGAGGTGTGAGCAGTGTGCTGGCATTGGGTCTGCTCTCAGCATCCCTTTGGAAGGGAGTGGGGTTGGTGTCCCTCCTGCAGAGCCATCCTGTTGCTCACAGGCAGGCAGgacccagcacagctcattgcagacCTGCTGCAATTAAGCCAAGGATGATGAACTATTGCACTGGGGGAGCTGTTTTAATTTATTCTCCCAGGAAACAGCTCCTGTGGTCAGTGTGTGGTCACAGCTGAAAGCCTGTGGTGTTTCAGATCACACTGGACTGAGCAGGAGGGGACTTGGAGGTTTTCAAGTTCATACCAGCTCTGCAAGATTTAGCAACCAGACACTGTGAAGGcctctgctgagggcagggtgGGTTGAACTCACTGCTCATCTCAAACCAAACAAGAGCCATCTCACTGGCAGTTTGTAGCTTGAGCCCAGGCACAGATTTGGGTGCCACTGGGATCATTTGGGTGGATGGGTCACAGGGAGGGTGGTgcttctgcctgcccagtgGTGCAGAAAACCTGATACATCCTGAAGTGAGAGCTGCAGGTACAGCACTGACTCATGGTAGAGTCTTCTGGGACAAACTTGCTCTGATGTGCTTCCTGAACACATGCAAAGCAGTTGAGGGAAacttctgctctgtgctgtgtggCTACTGTGGTTTCAATCTGGTTTTAGGATGCCTAAAACCACATCTACCACCTGGGTAAACCAGATATTCTTTTAACTCACCAGATATTTTTATCTATTCCCTCCAGCCTCCGAGCTTGCACCGGCCTTGACATTTTTGCCTGCAGACAGTGAAAAAGAAAGTGAGTTTGAAGCTTTTAAAAGAGGCCACAAAGGGGCCGTGGCCTCCTCAGGGAAGTTTTTCCCAACAGAAGGTGTGCCCTTTAGTATTGCTTCATGGGCTGTTCCTGACTGACCTTGGAGTAGTAATACTATTGCAGTGGTTTCTGCTTTCACTTACAAGTTTCAACAAGAATTGGGAAAATAGATGAACAAGTGAAGCTTTTGTACActcactggggaggtggcaatGCCCTAAACCTCATTACTTGTTTGGATTGGTCATGGGGTcaagctcagccaggctgtAGCCAGACCAAGGACCCCAGGCCTCAGGCTTTTACCTTCCATAACCTCTCCATCTTCATAGGAAAGACTCCTTACTCTACAAGCCATGAAATACCCCCTTTTCCTAGAAGAACAAACTATTTTATTCCATGCTGTTCTATGAAGTAGCAGAAGTAGATACTCTTCTATCCTGATGAAGTGCTTGGTGAGGGGGCTTGCTCTAGATCGTATAAAATGTGAAGTTTTCTATTTAAAGATCATGTCAAACCCAAGCAGTAAGTAGGTACAGGCaagagagcacagcacagaggtcAGTGTGATGTACAGACACTGAGGTACCATGCCGTGACTGGTTTGGAATTTCCATGTACATCATGGCTCAGGGGAGTGGAAAGAAAGACAGCAGGAACACTGAAAGCAAAACCCTCCTTCCAGTTGGATAAGCACAGTGGAAGGAAAGTTAATGTACTTCTTGGGGAATTCATCACAAGGATgatgaaaagcagcagagacagAATTTAGTAACTCAGCAGTGCAGGGAAAAGGCACCCAgacagggaaggggctggaaacTGGAGACAAAGGATGCTCAGTGCACCAGAAAGAGCCAGCGTGGGGGCACGAGGAGGGCAGCCCTGAAGCAATGAGTCAAGAAAGCCACTGTCACCACAGCAAATAAAATACATCTGAACTGGAACAATGAAGGCATGTGAAAGCAGCTGAGGTGaggtgcagagctgggatgtgcaggggtctgtgctctgctgtgccaggatgTGGGGGGATACCAGGTCAGCCTCCTCCCAacacccagctgcagcaggacttacctgctcccctctgctgttcccacagcactgcagcagaatTTGGGTTGTGCCCCAAGGATACTCTGTGCTGAGGTCCTTGGATTTTTATACAGCTTCAGCCCTTACCAGAGATCTTTGCAAACACCCAGCAGAGGAGTCCTGTGTTTCAGAGGGCACCAGGTGGACTCTGCTCCACCCTCCACCCACAGGCAGCCAATGCAAGCAGGTCActggctccagggcagcctctctcctctctgctctttCTGCACAAGCTCATGGCTGTTAGAGTCACAAGACCTGGTGTCTGAGCTGATTTGGGTGGGAGCAGAAGGACTTGGGGAGTAAAAGATAGCTGGAGGTAAAATATTaacagctccagtgctgttcTTGCAaggaggggctgctgcaggccacagGTCAGAGAATTTAACAGACGACCAAGTGTGATAGGGATCAGTGGGAAGAAGCTGCCTTAAGCCTTGAAATTCCCAGTTCTGAAGAAAGGCCTTGTCTGCTTCAGGAACAGAAAtaacaaatacttttttttcctgatatccccTCCATCCCATCCTATCCCAGCCTGTGTGTGATGCTGCCATAGAGAGCACACAGGCTCAGGACCATGCAGCCCTCAAATCTGCTTCAGCCTGTTCTGTCCCCAGACAGAAGGTGCAGTTTGCCTGGCAGCCACACAGGAGAGCTAAGTGCCAGTGCAGAAGACTCGGCATCCATGATCTTCCACCACTCTGCTGTGTGTGACTGCCTTGCTCTGCATGTTGGGATCTCTGAGTGGGATGCTGGTATTTTCCAAGTACTTTGCAAGCCAGGAGGCCCTAGTAGAGACCATCAGAAGAAGCAACCCCATAAACAAGGAGCCTTTTCCTCTGTGAAGGATATCCCCTTACTTATGAGGATCCTTTAAAACTCCTGGAAATAAGCAGGTACAGAGGAAGTTGCACCAGTGTGGCTTTTCCTGACGTGCTCTGCCTGCTCTTGCTGCCAAGCTGAggtgccctgggcaggctgccagccaggAACAGTCCCACTGGGCATTCCATACCTCTCTGGAGCACGAGCTATGTCCAGCACTGTTCTTCTCCAGCAAGAAGTGGCGCAGGGACGGTCCCGCTCTCCTGAGCATGCCACGGCTCCTGCTGTCTCACTCCTGCAGGCACAGACCTGCAATTCCCAAAGGACAGGCCTGAGACAACTGATCCACAGGGTTAAAGCACACCTCTGCCTGGGATCAGGCAGGCCCAGGCCCAAGCAGAGGCTGTTCTGCCACAGAGAGGAAAAGGCCAAACGAGCTGCTTTGTGTGTCATCACTGCAATGTCCAGCAGTGCCGGGGCTGTACTTTGTGCCCATGACACACAGGATCAGGATCACAAGGGCCACCATGActtctgcctcctccctcccagTCCAGGCTTCCCCCACTTTCCTCTGCACTGATGGGAGTGGTATGGACACCAGTGAGAGGGCATCCTCTGGGAATGTGGTACTCATCGAGTGTCACTGAGCCCAGGTAACTCCTGCCTCTGCCCTTCCTCCCTTGCAACACTCTTAGAGAAAAATCAGGCGACCCCCAACCAGGGAATGATTGGTATCTGACTCCAAGGCTTCAGAATGCCGAACACTCACTTTGTTAAAACTATACTATGTTACATTACATTGCATTAAAGAGAGATACTATACTATATCATACTTACTCCTCAAAAACTTGTGACTCTGCAGCCGACAGTGCACACAGCTTGGACCTAATAGGCTAATTAACATAATCTCCACCAGAATCCAATTACCAAATTCCTTCAGATAAACAATCTTCCAACACATTCCACACGTGCAaagacacaggagcagcaaatgaggtAAGAACTGTTtttttgatcattcttttctctgcttctctctgttcagagggcatgtgaataccacacATTTTCACCTTCCTGGCCCATACAGAGAATCTCTGGcctctcagctgctgcagctctggtttAGTCACAAGTTTTATTCCAATTAACAGGATGTCACCTTCTATCTATAAAGTGATTTTAGTGATTATCTTTCCTTCAAGGCCCCAAACAAATTGATTTCTGTGACTAAAATGCAGCCTGTTGCTTCACCTCAGGTTCCTTCAGCTATTCTACAGCATTACTTAAACATGCAGTATTTAACGTAAAAAAAGTGAATGTTTTGTTAGGTACTTGAGTTAAAAGCAATGAGGCTGGAGGATGTATGAACCTTTATTATGACCAACCATGAATTAATTTACCCATCtgccaaaaaattaaaacagatttGAAGCTGACCAGCCCACAGGTAAGCTCTCAATGCTCCTAAGGGCACTTTCCATCCTTACATGCAGGATGTGAGTCCCAACTGTCctctttttttgttatttctaaAAAAGGTGTaaagcagctgccagctgagaCCAGTGGGGTTTCACATCTCTTCGCCAAGTGGGAAAAAATAGCAGAACTTATGGAAAAATTGGAAGCCAGAGCGTCATATTGCTTATGACTGTAAAACCTCCACCTTGTGCTTGCCTGACACTGAGATGTGGGGGGACACTGCTTTGGGGTGCAAAGGAGTCCCGGAACGAGGAGACCTACCCTGCAGGGGACAGAATCAAAGCGTGGCAGTGGAAAAGGCTTTATCAGATAGCAGcaaagcacagagctgtgcacggggctgggggcagccgACTCGGGAagggagcactgggctgggcagagggtTTTGGAGGTGACAGCCGGGAAGGTGACCTCGGGGACTGCTCGCTCACCACGGGCAGCCCGCGGGGCGCAGCCGTCTCCTCCATCCCCGTGCTCCTCGACCGCCCCCTTGGCAGCTCGGGGGTGCACCCGGGAGGCTTTGGGGACACGGCTGTCCCTGGATGTGCCCCGGGAGGAGCGCAGGACCCGGGCGAGAGCAGCACGAGCTGACACTGCGGACAAAGCGGCTGCCAGAGGGACAGCGGGGATACAAACAACTTACATGGAGCTGGGCCGCGCTGCTTTACGCTGCAAAGCCTGGCACAGCcgcccaggctgccctggcacacattctgccttctcctctgcCCGAAAAGCTTCATCTGCGGCCGGGACTTCCTGGGAGGAGCGGCGGAGGCCGCAGGAAGGCGGGAGCGGAGCCGCAGCCCTGAGGGGGAGCGGCGCTCGGGGGCCGCTCTGAGGGCTCGGCTGCCTGGGGAATGCCCCGGCTTGTTGTTCAGGTGGAAGCTCATGCTGGCGTAGCGGCGtattttttggtggtttggcTGTGAATACTTTAGCGTGGCGATGGCATGGAATTGCCCTTTGAGCGAAGCCTTCAGTCATtttgaaaattgaatttttaaagTCAAAATCCTCTCAGATATTTCATCCTGCGGGCTTAATGTTACTCGAGAAGGGAAGGGGTAAGTGTAAGGTCCTCCTGGCTCGACAGAGCCCCGAGCAGATCCTGCGGCATTGCccggcagggacagcaggagctgagccctccCTCAGTGCTtgggagctggcagctgctgcagtgagcTCCTGAGGGAAAACTGCCCTCTTCCTTTAGTGACAAGGCTTCCCCTGCACCCATGGGTCAGGCCGTGTAAGTCTCCTGGATAATTTCTGTCGCCCtttcacagcaggaaaaaatgaGCCATGGGGAATGGAAGCGGCTGCATCCGCTGTGCCAAAGGTTCCAGCCCCAACGCGACACCCCACAGGCATCCCTGAGGTGATTAAGCAGGAGGGAATGtctgcagggagaggaaagcCCTGCTTTCTACATTTCTGTTTAAATCAAGCACTGAAGCAAACAGATGGAAGGAAAATTTGGCTCTGCAAGAATGTTCGTGTCACATCTGGAGCCTTCAAATGGCTCAGTGGCATTTTTTACTGCGCTTTCTTTGCCCTGTCCTCCACCAGCCTTGTGCCTTCCCTCGTTGTTGTTTGCCCCTGAACTGAGCTTTTTTATTTAGATATGTTAGCAAAAAGCCTATTTTGCAGAAAAGTGGGCAATTTTCTGTCAGGTCCATGAGTTGAACTGGCTCAGGGTGGATATGAGGGCAAGGAAAAAGAGATATGGGCAGGGAGGAGTAGGGAGAAAAAGGGATGGACACAAGCCCCCACCTTCTCTGTCAGGATTTAGACATTATATTGGTCCATCAATATAAAGAAACTTCACCTTCATGCCCTCTTGAAATTCAGCAGAAAATTTCTGCATGAGGTCAGTGATGTAAAGGACACATCTCAAGTTGTACTTTTTACTGTGAAACTCAAGGAAAGTTACaaccttctttttcttcaggtaatttttatttaacaaatTCAATGGGACATAAACGATTCTGAATTAGcgttgattaaaaaaaaaaaaacaacaacaaaaaaaacgaAAAAAAGCTATTGCACTGGGCTGATAAGAGTCTACAGCCCTATGTCATGGCACTGGGATCCCTGGTTCTTTGGTATAGATCTTGTGCCTGTGGCTACAGGAAGTTGCTAAGACTTATAATATTCCTAGAAAGCCAGAGATGCACTTACTTTATTGTTACAGACATCACTGGTGTAGAAAAGTTAAAATTGGCTGCACTTAACCACTCAGAAATGCCTGCTGTACACTAATAAAATTACAACTAATGCCTTTGAACAATCCTttatgaattttaaaagaaattatgctTCACAGTGTCCTCCATTGCGTCAGACAAGTAAAAAATAACTACCAGTGAATCACTTTTTTCAGGCACCACAAACGTCTCAGCAGCTGGATGCCCTCGGCTCCTTTAAGGCTGCCGCCATTTTGAGCGCTGCCCGCTTCCAAGATGGCGCCGCCGCCCTCACTCCCCCCCGTTCCCGCCCACTCCCCTGTGGAGCGCGCCCTGCACAAAGATGGCGCTGTGCCCGCCCCTAAGATGGCGGCTGGACGGGGCGATGGTGGCAGCGCCGGCCGGGTGAGGTCAGATCCGGGGTGGGGCCGCTGCGGGCAGGGCGGACAAAAGGCGCCGGAGCGGCGTTCGGGAGGGTGGGTGCCGCGGGCAGGTGGGTGCGGTGGGTTCCCGGCACGGCCGCGGCGGGCAGGTGGGTGTGCCGCGCTCCCCTCACGCCGCGGGCGGGCTGTGGGGACGTGTCCCCCTGTGGGGTGATGTCCCCGCGGGGATGGGGTGGGACGCCGGGTCGGGGGGGGCGCGGCTGAGGGGGCTCGGAAGCGGCGGGCAGGAAGGATTTGCTGAGTAATTGGGCAGCGATTCGGTGCCTCCGTGTCCCGCCGCCCCTGCTCTCCCACCGGCCGGGGCGCGGGGCTCCTCGCCCGGTCTGTGGGGcgaggcggggccgggctgtgcGCAGTGTCTCCCGGCGAGGGGAGGACGCCGCCGTTCGTTACCTGCGCACGGAAGCGCGGTGGGATTTATTTATATCTCCCGGAGGATGTTTGTTTCTGTGTCCGGAAAGCCGCGGTGGAGCGGCGGGGGCTGGTGCCGAGGTGTGCTGGGTTGAGGCTGGTACCCATTGCCTGGAGCGGGGGGAAGGTCAGAGAGTCCTCCCCTCCTGGTGCTGCCTTTGCGGCACTGTGGTACGGCTAAAATGCAATAGCTCTGGTTTCCAGGGTGTTGCTTCAAAATCTGTCAGCCCGAATGATAACTTTGCGATCAAGAGGAATGAACCCTCGCACATCTTCAACATTATGGGGTTGGACTTTCTCCCACTGATGTCTGTTCTTTCTCATTTCTCCCTGTTGTTGACACAGTGCTCTCCGATGTTCCGCAGTCCTCTCCTGCATGGCTGGGAGGCTGGATGCTCGAGAGATCCCTCTAAGGATCTGCTCCCTTGCCTGTTTTCCCATGCCCTGTGCTGACATGCaggaagcaaggaaaaaaactgCAGCCCTGTTGTAATTTTTGTTGATGCTGCTAAACTGCTTCCACTTCAAGAAGATCCATGTCATGAGCGAAGGGGCAGTTGCTTGAATTTGGAGTGGTTAGGAGAGTGATCTATGTTTTCTGATACCCTGATAGTAACATTTAAAGTGGATTGGGCTTTTCAGACTAGAAATTAGGCAGTAAAGTAATCTCTTTCCCTATCAGAAAATGATTTGTTATTCTGCCTCTACTTGTGTAGACTTAGTTGTGATATTAGTACTCAGCATCTCTTTTTGGCTGGGTTTGCAACACCTTCTTTTTGGTAACTTCTTTTAGAATAACATATGCTGGGAATTCCTTCCTGTTGATTTTAACTTGGCTCCTAGTGTTCTTGCCATGTTTCTAGGTATCAGCATGTCTCTTTCTGGCTCCCAGTGACCCTTTGAGTTGTTTGTGGCTTCTTAGATACTGTTTGCTGAGCTTTTACATGTCCCTCTGTGAACTTGATCCCCTCTTTTTTGCTGATAATCTGTGTTTCATTTCAGGGAAACTGTTCCCATGGCTTGTGGGGAGTGCAGCGCTTCAGCACTCACTCAGGATCCAGCAAGTAGGAATATCAGCCACTTCCAGCACAGAGAACTGACGTGCAGATAGCAGAACCCTGCTGCAAGGTGAGGGCTCTGGGCCAGCTCTGAATGGtcaagccaaaaaaaaaaaaaaaacaaaacccaggatCCTGCTTAAACACAGATGCAAAGCACAGTGCATGAGATAGTTGATATTGAGGCAAGGTGGTTGGTCAGACAATGGTGGTATTTGTGGTAGTGTTATTTAAATTCTGGAAGACTTAGCCAGCTTGGAGATGACGAAGGAACTGGGCCTTGTAAAAGTAAAATATAACAGTATATTGTCACCATAAAACTAAATCGTGGCCACATAAACTCTGACTTGTTACTGCACTTAACAGTAAATACAGAGGCTGCCCAGTAAATGTTCTGGTGACTGCTGCCTGAAGGGAATGCAGctgagaaggaggaagagcTCTTGGTTTGGTGGGTGCCCTTCCATTTCCCGGGGGTTGATGTTTGTCCTCTGTACAGGCGTCTCCAGGCAGCTTTTCCCAGGCACTCACCTGTCATCTGTGTGGGTGGCAGTTGGGCAATGGCAGAAACCACTTGCAGGAATCTCCCAGCTTCCCTGGTTCTGCACTGGGACAGTGATTAAAGGGATTGCAGAGTTCTGTGCCCGTTTTCAGGATGGGAAATTCTGTCCAGCTTGGCTGTATTCTTACCAGGGATGTGCAGTGTTTTGATTCCAGAATAGAAGAACCCCTAAGGCTTCTCTGGTGTTCTGGCAGTTCactgacttttctttttttaactttgtcATGGTATTTGAAAACTCTTTTAATTCTTGTAGGTCAAAGACAACATGCATAAATATTTCCTTAAAGCATGCCAGAAGCCATGTGTTAAAAG is a genomic window of Passer domesticus isolate bPasDom1 chromosome 18, bPasDom1.hap1, whole genome shotgun sequence containing:
- the KYAT1 gene encoding kynurenine--oxoglutarate transaminase 1 isoform X2; translated protein: MSRPVQARRLEGIDKNIWVEFVKLAATYSKVNLGQGFPDFPAPDFLTEALTRALGGGNHMLHQYTRAFGHPPLVKVLAQFFEKLLGRDLDPMTNVMVTVGAYQALFCCFQALVDEGDEVIIIEPFFDCYEPMVKMAGGTPVFVPLRPNPPKDGKLMSSADWQLDPAELASKFSERTKAIVLNSPNNPLGKVFSRGELGLIAELCVKHDVLCISDEVYEWLVYDGKQHIRIASLQGMWDRTVIIGSAGKTFSATGWKVGWVVGPDRLLQHLRTVHQNSVYHCATIAQEAVAQGFQRELTLYGKPESYFVQLPKELQQKRDWLVQSLDGVGMKPIIPEGTYFLVADISPFKSDVPDVPSSDEPYDSRFAKWMVKNKGLAAIPLSAFYSEAHKNNYTNFIRFCFAKEEATLKAASDILQKWKQEKASS
- the KYAT1 gene encoding kynurenine--oxoglutarate transaminase 1 isoform X1; the protein is MLRRAGPSLRHFLLEKNSAGHSSCSREAKMSRPVQARRLEGIDKNIWVEFVKLAATYSKVNLGQGFPDFPAPDFLTEALTRALGGGNHMLHQYTRAFGHPPLVKVLAQFFEKLLGRDLDPMTNVMVTVGAYQALFCCFQALVDEGDEVIIIEPFFDCYEPMVKMAGGTPVFVPLRPNPPKDGKLMSSADWQLDPAELASKFSERTKAIVLNSPNNPLGKVFSRGELGLIAELCVKHDVLCISDEVYEWLVYDGKQHIRIASLQGMWDRTVIIGSAGKTFSATGWKVGWVVGPDRLLQHLRTVHQNSVYHCATIAQEAVAQGFQRELTLYGKPESYFVQLPKELQQKRDWLVQSLDGVGMKPIIPEGTYFLVADISPFKSDVPDVPSSDEPYDSRFAKWMVKNKGLAAIPLSAFYSEAHKNNYTNFIRFCFAKEEATLKAASDILQKWKQEKASS